The genomic region CGCCCGGAGCGGCGGAGGCCTACGGCAAGGCGCTGCCCGAGCCCGAGGCCGAGGCCGCGCTGGTGCGCCTGGCGGGCGCGGGGGTGCGGCGGGCCTACGCTGCGCTCTACGCGGGCCGCGCCTACGAGGCCCTGCTCGAGGCGTTGCCGGCGGAGGGCGAGGCTGTCTGGCGCGGCCGCGCGCTGGCGGGGCTGCACCGCTACGCCGAGGCCCTGCCCTATTACCGCGCCTGGGCTGGGGAGGCCCGCGAAGGGTGGTTGGCGCTTGGTCGCTTGCTGCTCAGGCTCGAACGCTACGCCGAGGCGGAGGCGGCCTTCCGCGCCGCGGGCGGAGCCGAGGGCGCTTACGGGCGGGGGCGGGCGCTTGAGGCGCTGGGCCAAAGCGACGCCGCCGTGCGCGCCTACCTGGAAGCCCGTACCCCTGAGGCGCTCTGGCGGGCGACGGCGCTCCTGGAGCGCTCCGGGAGGACGGCCGAGGCCCTGCCGCGCTACCGCGAGCTCGCGCAGGGGGGTTCGAAGTACGCCGACGACGCGACCTTGCGGCTGTGGGTGCTGGCGCGCCGGCGCGGCGACGCGGCGCTCGAGGCCTGGGCCTACGAGCGGCTCGAGGGGGGGCTGGCGCTGCTGGCGGGTAAGGAGGGGCCCGAACCCCCCGCGCCGGAGGCGTGCGCGGCCGCGAACGCGGCGGTGCCGGGGCGGGCGACGGTCGAGCAGTTGCTGAGGGAGGGGCGCGAGGCCTGGGCCCTGGGCGAGGCGCGCTGGTGGGCGGCGCGGCTGGACCCGACGGGGGCCTGGGGGATCGTCGGGGTCTTGCAGCGGCACGGCCTGTGGGGGGCGTCGCTCAGGCTCGCGCGCGATTTACCGGGCCTGCCCCGGCACTGTGACTGGCCTTTGCGTTACCCGCGGGCCTACCCCGAGCGCGTACGGCGCGAGGCGGCGGCCTTCGGACTCGAGCCCGAGCTGCTCTGGGCGGTGATGCGGGTGGAGTCGCGCTTCGACCCGGAGGCGGTCAGCCCCACTGGAGCCAAGGGGTTGATGCAGTTCGTCGCGGCCACCTGGGCCGACGTCGCCCGCAGGCTCGGGGAGGCCCCGGGCGACCCCTTCGATACCGACGCGGCGGTGCGCTACGGCGCCTACTACCTGCGCCGCCTGCTCGACGCCTGCGACCGCCAGCTCGTCTGCGCCCTCACCGGCTACAACGGCGGGCCGGGCTACACCCGGCGGGCGCTTGCGGCGGCGGGTGGCGACGTCTGGGACTTTCTGCGCTTCCAGCCGCGCGACGAGCCGCGCGAGTACGTGGAGCGGGTGCTCTGGGCCTACGCGGTCTACAAGGCGCTCTACGGTTCCGGGCGCTAACCGTGTAGCTCGAACACGTTGTTCAATTCCACCCCCTCGTCGCCACGAGCTTCCCTCGTCATCCCAGCTCGCGCGAGCGGGGAGGCTCGCCCCCTCCCGGAGGGTTCCGGCGCTGTGGGGGCAGCTAACCGGCGCGGGCGAGCGCGTTGTCCACCGCCCGTTCGATGAAGCCGCCCCCGAGCAGCCGGTCCCCGGCGTAGAGCGCCACCG from Oceanithermus desulfurans harbors:
- a CDS encoding lytic transglycosylase domain-containing protein; the protein is MLRRLVVLGWLLLVPVAAQLPEPYRAYEQAQRAEDARGLERLLEEPGYVQILAARALARMAASSPSRRLELAERAARFENAASDWLWVGRLREVLGDAPGAAEAYGKALPEPEAEAALVRLAGAGVRRAYAALYAGRAYEALLEALPAEGEAVWRGRALAGLHRYAEALPYYRAWAGEAREGWLALGRLLLRLERYAEAEAAFRAAGGAEGAYGRGRALEALGQSDAAVRAYLEARTPEALWRATALLERSGRTAEALPRYRELAQGGSKYADDATLRLWVLARRRGDAALEAWAYERLEGGLALLAGKEGPEPPAPEACAAANAAVPGRATVEQLLREGREAWALGEARWWAARLDPTGAWGIVGVLQRHGLWGASLRLARDLPGLPRHCDWPLRYPRAYPERVRREAAAFGLEPELLWAVMRVESRFDPEAVSPTGAKGLMQFVAATWADVARRLGEAPGDPFDTDAAVRYGAYYLRRLLDACDRQLVCALTGYNGGPGYTRRALAAAGGDVWDFLRFQPRDEPREYVERVLWAYAVYKALYGSGR